CCGAACTTCTCTTTCTGGATGGTGAGCTGAAGGGATATTCGGTGAGTGGTACCAAGTTGGTCGTGACTCAAGCAGGCATAGTCGACGTCCAGCTGGGGTAGCCGCACCCCCACGCCGAAGGCAAGATGACCCACATCGCTGCCGATACGCAGGGCGACCATCTGGCGAAAGGCGTACTCCAGGCCAAAGTGAAAGTCAGCGCTCGCGCGTCCGGCATGGAGTTGTGCTGCCGTCTTCCGCCCCTCGAACTTGACACCGACGTCGCATGCCGGGACAATCACACCCCGCAGCCAGCCCAACGGGAGAGGGTAGGCGACTCCCAATCTGAGGGTTGGCAACAACAGCTCGCGGGTGCCTGTGGAGTCCCAGACGAGCACCGTCGTGGTGACATCCTGCACCACTCCTCCCACAAGCAGGCGCTCCACGGGATTCCAGCGCACCCCCACGTCGAAGCCAAGCCCCCATGCGTCAAAGTCGCCGACGCTCTTGTGCACGACCTTGGCGCTGACCCCGTACCAAAGGGACTCGCTCCGTGCCCGGGCCACCGACAGTAGCCACGCCCACTCGGCGTCGTTCACGTACTTGTCAATCTGGGGGGTATTGCGCACGAGCACGCCGTTTTCGCTGTACAACTCCCCCAGCGCTCGCTCCGGATTTCGCAGCCTGGTGGTGATGGGGATATCGTCCACTGCCGTGCGGGTGACGGTGAGGGCAACGGCCAACGTGCGGCCCACGGGCGCGGCAGCACCGAAGTAATCATAGTTCACCACGCCGGCAAAGCGCTCCGCGTGCATGGCGGCAAGCTGGGGATAGGCCAACCCCATCAGCCCGGCAGGATTCCAATGCCCCGCAGTGACGTCGCTGGCGACGGCCACATGGGCACCCCCCATGCCCAAGGCGCGGGCTCCCACCCCGATGCTCATGGACTCGCCGGCGTACTTGGCCACGCGCCACTGGCCGGCGTACCCCCCACCTGCGGCACCGAGGGCCATCACCAAGGCTATGACTGTGCGTCGTCTCACTGCTCTCACCTCGTGATCACTAGGCTTTCTCTGCCCCTGCTGGCCGTCAATGTACAAAAACAGTGGGGCAAAATCAAGGCCTTTTGCGCTGCGGCATAAGAAGAAACAAGCCCTTACGAATTCTCCCCGTCCAATTTCTTCTTCAGCTCGGACAGCTTGTTGAGGGCCTGGAGCGGGGTGAGGTTGTCCAGGTCGATCCTTCGCAGCTCGTCCGCGAGGTACCTTTCCTGGGCTGCGAAGATATCCAGCTGCAGCTGACGCGCTGCCTCCTCACCCGAAGCGCTGCGCCGCACGGCCAACTTGGGCTGTTCCGAGGGGGTGAGGGCCTCTGCCTCGAGGTTGGCCAGTATCTCCTTCGCCCGCTCGATGACCTCCCTGGGCAGCCCTGCCAGCTGTGCCACATGAATGCCGTAGCTGTGGTCGCACCCCCCTTCGACAATTTTCCGGAGAAACACCACGCGGTCGCCCCACTCCTTAACCGCGACGTTGTAGTTCTTCACTCGCGGCAGGATCAGGGCCAGTTCCGTCAGCTCGTGGTAGTGGGTAGCGAACATAGTCTTGGCTGCCAGGCGCGGCGTGTTATGCAGGAATTCCGCCACTGCCCAAGCGATCGACAAACCATCAAAGGTGCTTGTGCCGCGTCCGATTTCGTCCAGGAGGATCAGGCTACGCGGCGTGGCGTTGTTCAGGATATTCGCCGTCTCGTTCATCTCGGTCAGGAAGGTGCTCTCCCCGCCCGCAAGATTGTCTGAGGCCCCCACCCTTGTGAAAATCTTGTCCACCAGACCGATGCGCGCCTCTTTGGCCGGGACAAAGCTCCCCATCTGCGCCATGATGACGATCAACCCCACCTGGCGCAGGTACGTCGACTTGCCCGCCATGTTCGGCCCGGTGATGATGAGGATCTGATCGCTGGTGCTGTCAATGAACAGGTCGTTGGGGACAAAGGCCTGTCCAGCTGGCAGGAGGCATTCGATGACCGGGTGGCGGCTCTCCTTCAAGACAATCGCTGTGGACTCGTTGATCTGTGGGCGCACATAGCGGTTGCTGACCGCCACGTCGGCCAAGCTCGCCAAACAGTCCAGTTGCGCCAGCAGCCGGGCGTTCTTCTGCACGGCCTCCGTCTCCAGGGCCACCCGCTTGCGGAGCTGGTCGAAAAGTTCGTACTCCAGCACCGCCATCTTCTCCTCAGCCCCCAGGATCTTCTCCTCATACTCCTTGAGCTCGGGGGTGATGAAGCGCTCTGCACCCACGGTGGTCTGCTTGCGCACATAGTCCGCAGGCACCTTCGACAAATGCGGCTTGGTGACCTCGATGTAGTAGCCGAAGACCTTGTTGTAGCTGACCTTGAGGGAGGGGATGCCGGTGCGCTCCCGCTCGCGTGTCTGCAGCTTGGCGATCCAATCCTTACCCGAGAAAGCAATGGCCCGCAGTTCATCCAGCTCGGCATTGTACCCGGAGCGGATGATGCCGCCTTCCGTGACCAGCAGCGGCGGGTCGTCGACGAGGGCGCGCCTGAGTTCATCGACCAGGGGGCCGAGTTCCTCCAGCTGCTCGTGTATCTCTCGGAGCAGGGCACTTTCCAGCGAGCCGCACGACGCCCTCACTTGCGGGATGAGCGCCAAAGTGCGCATGAGTGCCTGCAGATCGCGGGCATTGGCGCGCCCGGTGTTCACCTTGGCCATCAGCCGCTCCAGGTCCCCGACGCGCCGTAGCTGGTCCCGAATCTTCTGGCGGAGATCCCCGTGGGCGACCAATTCCTCCACGGCATCCAGTCGGCGGTCAATGGCCTGTTTACTGGTCAATGGGCGAAGTAACCACTGCACCAGCATCCTCCCGCCCATGGGGGTGAGCGTTCTGTCGATGACCGACAGCAGGGTGGCGCGCGTGGCGCCAGGATTGAGGGGTGTCACCAGTTCCAGATTGCGCCTCGTCGAGGCGTCCAGGCCGAGATACTCGGCCTCATTGAGGCGTGACAGGCGATTAAGGTGGCGGAGTTCGCTCTTCTGGTTTTCCTTCAGGTAGTGGACCACCGCGCCCGCCGCAGAGACGCCCACGTCCAGATCCTCGCAGCCAAACCCCCGCAGCGAGGTGGTGCCAAAGTGTTGCGTCAGGAGCTCGTAGGCGTAGTCACGATGAAAGACCCATTCCTCGCACTTTGACACCATGGCCGGCCGCGCTGGGCCCAGTTGTTCCATAACGTAGGGCAATTGCTCCTCGCTGACCAGCAGCTCGGCCGGTTCGGCACGGACCACCTGTTCTTTGAGCTGAGCCAGAGGGAACTCGCCCGCGACAAAGTCCCCGGTGGATACATCCGCGGCGGCCAAGCCGCACTTTTCGCCCTTGAGGTACAGCGCCACCAGAAAATTGTTGCGCTTCGTGTCCAGCAGGCTATCACTGAGCACCGTGCCCGGGGTGACCACCTCAAGGACGTCCCGCTTGACTACCACCTTCGCCTTCTTGGGGTCTTCGACCTGCTCGCAGATGGCCACCTTATAGCCGGCCTTGACCATCTTGGTGAGATAGGCATCCAAGGCGTGGTGAGGGAAGCCAGCCAACGGCACATTAGCCGCCTTGCCGTGGGCCCGACTGGTGAGGGCGATGCCGAGCACCTGCGAGGCGATCTTGGCGTCGTCGTAAAACATCTCGTAAAAGTCGCCCATGCGGAAAAACAGAATGGCGTCCTTGTACTTCGCCTTGAAGCGCAGGTACTGCCTCATCAGGGGAGTCTGTGCGTCCAAGGTAGGCAGCGTTGTCCCAGTTGGTTTGCCAGTGTCACTCATGGGAGAGGTCTTGTTGCACAAGAAAGAAGCGGCGGCCTCACACCGAGCGTAGATCTTCGCCCCAGTGGAGTTTCAGCCGTAGCACCTCGTAGAAGCGCCTGCGGCGCGTTGCCACCCAGCGCACCGCATAGTCGGCGGCGCGGATCTCCACCTCCTGCCCCTTGCGGAGCACGCAACCGATCTGGCCGTCCGCCGTGAGGTTTGCTTGCTGGTCCTCGGTGGCCACCGTCACCCTCACCACGCTCTCGGGCGGAATGACTACCGGCCGCGCACTCAGCGAGTGCGGACACAAGGGGGTGATTACCAACACGCGCATGGTCGGAATGACGATGGGCCCGCCAGCCGCCAAAGAGTAGGCGGTGGAGCCAGTTGGCGTGGCAACGATGAGCCCATCAGCGATGTAGGTGTTGAGGTAGACATCATCCACGTGGGTGGTGATTTCGATAATCCGCGGCGAACCTCCGCGGTCAATCACCACATCGTTCAGGGCATAGAACACCCGGTCCGGCTCCTCGGCTACTGCGGCGCGCAGGAGCATCCGCTCGATAATGTCATACTGCCCGGTCAACAGATCTTCCAGGCAAGGATAAAGCTCTTCGATACGCACGTCGGCCAAGAACCCCAATCCGCCGAGGTTCACGCCCAGGATTGGCACTCCAAGGTGGCCCACGGCGCGCGCCACGGCCAGAAAGGTGCCATCGCCGCCAAAGGCAATGACCACGTCGCTGCGCCGGCCCAGCTCTTCGATCTCCAGCCAGCAGGAAGGGGCCACCCCAGGGTCAACCACCTCGCGGATGTCCTTTGCCAACACGAAGGGCGTGCGGCGCTTGCCCAGCCACCGCACCAGGCGCGGGATCACCTCCTTGACCATGGGCTTGGTAATATTGGCG
This portion of the Calditrichota bacterium genome encodes:
- a CDS encoding NAD(+)/NADH kinase; its protein translation is MTLGIVANITKPMVKEVIPRLVRWLGKRRTPFVLAKDIREVVDPGVAPSCWLEIEELGRRSDVVIAFGGDGTFLAVARAVGHLGVPILGVNLGGLGFLADVRIEELYPCLEDLLTGQYDIIERMLLRAAVAEEPDRVFYALNDVVIDRGGSPRIIEITTHVDDVYLNTYIADGLIVATPTGSTAYSLAAGGPIVIPTMRVLVITPLCPHSLSARPVVIPPESVVRVTVATEDQQANLTADGQIGCVLRKGQEVEIRAADYAVRWVATRRRRFYEVLRLKLHWGEDLRSV
- the mutS gene encoding DNA mismatch repair protein MutS: MRQYLRFKAKYKDAILFFRMGDFYEMFYDDAKIASQVLGIALTSRAHGKAANVPLAGFPHHALDAYLTKMVKAGYKVAICEQVEDPKKAKVVVKRDVLEVVTPGTVLSDSLLDTKRNNFLVALYLKGEKCGLAAADVSTGDFVAGEFPLAQLKEQVVRAEPAELLVSEEQLPYVMEQLGPARPAMVSKCEEWVFHRDYAYELLTQHFGTTSLRGFGCEDLDVGVSAAGAVVHYLKENQKSELRHLNRLSRLNEAEYLGLDASTRRNLELVTPLNPGATRATLLSVIDRTLTPMGGRMLVQWLLRPLTSKQAIDRRLDAVEELVAHGDLRQKIRDQLRRVGDLERLMAKVNTGRANARDLQALMRTLALIPQVRASCGSLESALLREIHEQLEELGPLVDELRRALVDDPPLLVTEGGIIRSGYNAELDELRAIAFSGKDWIAKLQTRERERTGIPSLKVSYNKVFGYYIEVTKPHLSKVPADYVRKQTTVGAERFITPELKEYEEKILGAEEKMAVLEYELFDQLRKRVALETEAVQKNARLLAQLDCLASLADVAVSNRYVRPQINESTAIVLKESRHPVIECLLPAGQAFVPNDLFIDSTSDQILIITGPNMAGKSTYLRQVGLIVIMAQMGSFVPAKEARIGLVDKIFTRVGASDNLAGGESTFLTEMNETANILNNATPRSLILLDEIGRGTSTFDGLSIAWAVAEFLHNTPRLAAKTMFATHYHELTELALILPRVKNYNVAVKEWGDRVVFLRKIVEGGCDHSYGIHVAQLAGLPREVIERAKEILANLEAEALTPSEQPKLAVRRSASGEEAARQLQLDIFAAQERYLADELRRIDLDNLTPLQALNKLSELKKKLDGENS